The following is a genomic window from Chryseobacterium sp. StRB126.
GTTCGGAATAGGATTTAACCTTAAGTTTTAACTAAAAAGTACGTCAATACAATGAAAAATAATATCAATACAAATAGGTTTAAAGGCAAAACAGCTAAATGGCTGATAAAATCAGTAGTTGCTGCCGGGCTGTTTACTTTAGCTTCCTGCGAGTCTAATCTTGATAAAATCAATGAAAACCCTAATGACCAGGCCAGCATTGATCCAAAATATCTTTTAACTTATGTCTCCAGAGCTACATTTCAGGTGGATGGCGACAATATGTATGCTTCCAGAATGATGATTGGTACGGATGGGGAAAATAAATATCAGTACTTGAAATGGAACGAGGCTTCTTTTGAGGTATACTCTAAAGCGCTTTTAAACACAGTAAAAATGATGCAGGAGGCAGACAAGATTAAGAATAAAAACTATATCGCAATCGGTAAATTCTTAAGAGCTTATCACTTCTTTAATACCAGCTTACGGGTGGGAAATATACCTTATACTGATGCGGTAAAAGGTGAATCAGGGATTACACAGCCTAAATATGACAGTCAGGATGTCGTGATGGCCGGAATTTTATCAGAATTAAAAGAAGCTAATGATCTTATTAATACCAATGATAAAATTGAAGGAGATATTGTCTTCAATGGAGATGCTTCAAAATGGAAAAAACTGATTAACTCATTCCGCCTGAAAATCCTCATCACATTATCTAAAAAAACAACGGTGGGAAGCTACAATATTGCCACAGAATTTGCATCCATCGCAGGAAGCCAGCCTTTGATGACTTCTATTTCAGACAACGGTGAGCTTAAGTTTGCTGACGCTGCAGACAGCCGATATTCTATGTTCAACAACAGTGGATATGGATCTAGTTTGTATATGGCAGATTATTTCATTAATTTGTTTAAAGACAGAAAAGATCCACGTTTATTCACATTTGCATCTCAGACTACCGGAGCTAAAGAGGCTGGAAAAGCGATTACAGATTTTACGGGTTACAACGGTGGAGACCCTATTTCAACTTATTCTGAAAATGCTAAATTGATTACAGCAAAAAACATATCTAAGGTAAACGACCGTTTTTATAAAGATCCTACCAATGAGCCTTCTTCGGTATTGAGCTATTCTGAACTGGAGTTTATTCTGGCTGAAGCTACGGCCAGAGGATGGATTTCCGGATCTGCAAAGACGCATTATGACAATGCGATCAAAGCAAGTTTCAGTTTTTATCAGACGTATGTAAAAAATCCGGGACAGTATTTTACAGGATTTGATGTAAATCAGTATCTGGCAACACCATTGGTAGTATACAATACTTCTGCCCCATTACAGGAACAGGTGGAAAAAATCATCACTCAAAAATACATGATTATGTTCCACCAATCACAATGGACTTCTTATTATGATTATTTAAGAACGGGATACCCTAATTATCCTTTACAACCTGGTGTATCGGCACCATTCAGATTCAGATATCCTCAGTCTGAATACAATTACAATAGTGCTAACCTAAAGACTGCTCTTACAGCTCAGTATGGAGGAGATGATAATATTAACTCTAAACCTTGGTGGTTACAATAGAAATCTGACTTATTTTTATACCTAACAAAGAAATCGCAGGAAAATCCTATTAACTTGCGGTTTCTTTCTTATTACGATAGATCATGAACAGAAGAGAATTTTTAGAAAAATCAAGTATTTTATTGGCGGGATTAGGAACCTCAAGCGTTTTACATCCGGCTATCCTAAAGGCTTTAGCTATAGATCCGGTTGCACAGTCTACTTTTTATGATGCAGAGCATGTTGTTATTCTGATGCAGGAAAACCGTTCTTTCGATCATGCTTTTGGAGCGCTTAAAGGCGTTCGTGGGTTTCTGGATAAAAGGACTTTTATTAAACAGGATGGGCATTCTGCTTTTTTTCAAAAGGAGAAAACCGGGAAATATGCAGCTCCGGCCCGTCTGGATTTGAGAAATACCAAATCAACCTGGATGAGCTCGCTTCCGCATTCATGGGAAAACCAGCAGCAGGCTTTCAATAAAGGAAAGTATGACCAGTGGCTTCAGGCAAAAGCTTCAGGGAATGAAAATTATAAAAATATTCCGCTTACCTTAGGATATTACAATCGTGAGGATCTTCCGTTCTACTATCAGCTTGCGGATGCTTTTACCATATTTGACCAATATTTCTGTTCTTCTATGACGGGAACCACCCCGAACCGACTTTTCCATTGGTCCGGAACTTTAAGAGAACAACAAAACGGTAAATCGAAAGCCAATGTAGTGAATGATGACATTGATTATGATAAAGCCAGACAAGCCAGATGGAAGAGCTTCCCTGAGATTTTAGAAGAGCAAAATGTTTCATGGCGTATTTATCAGAATGAAATCAGTCTTCCAAAAGGATTGTCCGGAGAACAAGAGGCATGGTTAAGTAACTTTACGGATAATCCTATTGAATGGTTTTCAAAATTTAATGTAAAGTTTTCAAAAGGATATCATCAGCATATTCCCAACATGATTGCTTCTCTGAAGCAGGAAATTCTGAAAAAACCTAATCAGAAAGAAAGACTGGAAGCAATTATTGCCGAACTTCAGGAAGATGAGGTGAAATACCATCCGGATAATTATTCCAAACTTTCCCAACAGGAGAAAAACCTCCACGAAAAAGCCTTCACAACCAATGCTAATGATCCTGATTATCACAATGTAGAAATTGGAAAAGATGAACATGGAGAAAGATTGGTTGTACCGAAAGGTGATGTCCTATTCCAGTTCCGTAAGGATGTGGAAGAGAAAAAACTACCATTAGTTTCCTGGCTGGTAGCTCCCGAGCACTTCTCGGATCACCCGGGATCGCCTTGGTATGGGGCGTGGTATATTTCTGAGGTTTTAAATATACTGACTAAGGATCCTGAGATGTGGAAAAAAACGATCTTCATTA
Proteins encoded in this region:
- a CDS encoding SusD/RagB family nutrient-binding outer membrane lipoprotein, with the translated sequence MKNNINTNRFKGKTAKWLIKSVVAAGLFTLASCESNLDKINENPNDQASIDPKYLLTYVSRATFQVDGDNMYASRMMIGTDGENKYQYLKWNEASFEVYSKALLNTVKMMQEADKIKNKNYIAIGKFLRAYHFFNTSLRVGNIPYTDAVKGESGITQPKYDSQDVVMAGILSELKEANDLINTNDKIEGDIVFNGDASKWKKLINSFRLKILITLSKKTTVGSYNIATEFASIAGSQPLMTSISDNGELKFADAADSRYSMFNNSGYGSSLYMADYFINLFKDRKDPRLFTFASQTTGAKEAGKAITDFTGYNGGDPISTYSENAKLITAKNISKVNDRFYKDPTNEPSSVLSYSELEFILAEATARGWISGSAKTHYDNAIKASFSFYQTYVKNPGQYFTGFDVNQYLATPLVVYNTSAPLQEQVEKIITQKYMIMFHQSQWTSYYDYLRTGYPNYPLQPGVSAPFRFRYPQSEYNYNSANLKTALTAQYGGDDNINSKPWWLQ
- a CDS encoding phosphocholine-specific phospholipase C, with product MNRREFLEKSSILLAGLGTSSVLHPAILKALAIDPVAQSTFYDAEHVVILMQENRSFDHAFGALKGVRGFLDKRTFIKQDGHSAFFQKEKTGKYAAPARLDLRNTKSTWMSSLPHSWENQQQAFNKGKYDQWLQAKASGNENYKNIPLTLGYYNREDLPFYYQLADAFTIFDQYFCSSMTGTTPNRLFHWSGTLREQQNGKSKANVVNDDIDYDKARQARWKSFPEILEEQNVSWRIYQNEISLPKGLSGEQEAWLSNFTDNPIEWFSKFNVKFSKGYHQHIPNMIASLKQEILKKPNQKERLEAIIAELQEDEVKYHPDNYSKLSQQEKNLHEKAFTTNANDPDYHNVEIGKDEHGERLVVPKGDVLFQFRKDVEEKKLPLVSWLVAPEHFSDHPGSPWYGAWYISEVLNILTKDPEMWKKTIFIINYDENDGYFDHVIPFAPPLNPSQPVDINGKSGVEYVSKDQEYMSDPTLKDYEKTEGTVGLGYRVPMIIASPWTKGGFVNSEVSDHTSVLQFLEKFIMKKFNKNVHVDNISEWRRAVCGDLTSAFNSPNIKAPQMDYLDQKDYAKTINAAKNKPVPQLKWYTENELKNDLLEIQEKGLKPSNPLPYNFHVNLEAGKIIMTNLKENGVPLHLYDRTQLNGNNYYFSYALYSGKELSHPASQTGIYDYEVFGPNGFFRKFKGNNASPSEIILINNTSKNQVEVIIKNGKKGSITLENLYTKNKKTITVQKPEEKIVIDLGPYKGWYDIIVTSDEHSWHFAGRIETGKVSVSDPHWA